The following proteins come from a genomic window of Winogradskyella sp. PC-19:
- a CDS encoding PadR family transcriptional regulator, with protein sequence MKIENTKAQMRKGVLEYCILSILKDEDAYVAEILGTLKDAKMLVVEGTIYPLLTRLKNAGLLNYRWEESTSGPPRKYYGLTETGKLFLKELNTTWSELQNAVNLVTSTKTPKK encoded by the coding sequence ATGAAGATAGAAAACACAAAAGCACAAATGCGAAAAGGCGTTTTAGAATACTGCATTTTATCCATTCTAAAGGATGAAGACGCTTACGTTGCAGAGATTCTAGGCACGCTAAAAGACGCAAAAATGCTTGTTGTAGAAGGGACGATATATCCGCTATTAACAAGATTAAAAAATGCAGGTCTTCTCAATTATCGCTGGGAAGAATCAACCTCAGGACCACCAAGAAAATATTATGGTCTTACAGAAACAGGAAAATTATTTCTTAAAGAGTTAAACACTACTTGGAGTGAATTACAAAACGCAGTTAACCTAGTCACAAGTACAAAAACACCAAAAAAATGA
- a CDS encoding TonB-dependent receptor family protein, translating to MFSDEFGYFEVNSKGNYLFESIGYNTITINIDSEDFLIVQLISKPSELNEVVINANHIPTTLKKSVTTTNIITQKEIELGNDINISQALNRTPGVFMQSGALNTNRLTIRGIGSRNLFGTSKIRAYFKDIPLTNGSGETNIEDFELNTISQMNITKGATSSAFGAGLGGTIQLNPLNAYLNETSTNSELTFGSFGLFKSTLNFNHGISKNSFRGVYSITNSDGYRDNNDYNRQTFTLTSNHFIDDKNELTFLGSYVDLKAFIPSSINQDTFENNPTAAAFTWAQAQGFEDSQRGIFGLSWNHTYNPNIRQVTSVFTSFRNGYEPRPFNVLDENTFAYGVRSRLIGDFQLLEKPLKYTIGGEFFKDRYSSKTFENLYQNFPAGTGSVQGDELSNFVEYRKYFNLFFEVNYELSEKTTFVAGLNYNQTSYDLEDNFPTSTNNVDQSGQFDFNGILSPKIGLSYLVSDNVSIYTSFSQGFSPISLEETLLPNGQINNELKPETGWNYEIGTRGGIFNNKLQFNLSVYRLDVKNLLVARRTTQDQFIGVNAGQTLHDGLEISLNSNLINKESFTLNGFFNYSLNNYKFENFVDGDNDFSGNDLTGVPSEIVNTGLDFATEIGFYANINFQHIGRQPITDSNSLYSDSYNLTNLKVGFRKSFSGKLTFDVFYGLDNIFDEAYASQILINARGFGGSQPRYFYPGNPINYYAGLNINYQF from the coding sequence GTGTTTTCAGATGAGTTTGGTTATTTCGAAGTCAATTCTAAGGGTAATTATCTCTTTGAAAGTATTGGCTACAATACCATTACAATAAATATAGACTCTGAAGATTTTTTAATAGTTCAACTAATATCTAAACCTTCTGAATTAAACGAAGTTGTTATAAACGCCAATCACATCCCTACTACTTTAAAAAAATCAGTCACCACAACTAATATTATTACACAAAAAGAAATTGAGTTAGGTAACGACATTAATATCTCTCAGGCATTGAATAGAACTCCAGGTGTATTTATGCAGAGTGGCGCATTAAACACAAATCGATTAACTATCAGAGGAATTGGCTCTAGAAACTTGTTTGGCACTTCTAAAATCAGAGCATACTTTAAAGATATCCCTTTAACTAATGGAAGCGGAGAAACTAATATTGAAGATTTTGAACTCAATACAATTTCTCAAATGAATATCACAAAAGGTGCTACTTCTAGTGCTTTTGGAGCTGGTTTAGGTGGCACAATCCAGCTAAATCCACTAAACGCTTATTTGAATGAAACCAGTACAAATTCAGAATTAACCTTTGGGTCTTTTGGATTATTTAAATCGACTTTAAACTTTAACCACGGAATATCAAAAAATAGTTTTCGTGGTGTCTACAGTATTACAAATTCTGATGGCTATAGAGATAATAATGATTATAACAGACAAACATTTACATTAACTTCCAATCACTTTATTGATGATAAAAACGAATTAACTTTTCTAGGGAGCTACGTCGACTTAAAGGCATTTATACCAAGCTCGATAAATCAAGATACTTTTGAAAATAATCCAACTGCTGCTGCATTTACTTGGGCACAGGCGCAGGGTTTTGAAGATTCGCAACGTGGTATTTTTGGATTAAGTTGGAATCATACTTATAACCCAAATATTAGACAAGTTACAAGTGTTTTTACCTCATTTCGAAATGGGTATGAACCAAGACCATTCAATGTTTTAGACGAAAACACCTTTGCATATGGTGTTAGAAGCCGACTTATAGGAGATTTTCAACTTCTTGAAAAGCCATTAAAATATACAATTGGTGGTGAGTTTTTTAAAGACCGCTATTCATCCAAAACATTTGAGAACTTGTACCAAAACTTTCCTGCTGGTACTGGAAGTGTTCAAGGCGATGAACTTTCGAATTTTGTAGAGTATCGCAAATACTTCAATTTATTTTTTGAAGTTAATTATGAATTATCCGAAAAAACAACATTTGTTGCTGGTCTTAATTACAACCAAACATCTTACGATTTAGAAGATAATTTTCCTACTTCTACAAACAATGTAGACCAATCAGGACAATTTGACTTTAACGGCATTTTATCGCCTAAAATTGGTTTATCCTATTTAGTTTCAGACAATGTTAGCATATATACAAGCTTTAGTCAAGGCTTCTCTCCTATTTCACTGGAAGAAACTTTGCTGCCAAATGGACAAATAAATAATGAATTAAAACCAGAGACAGGTTGGAATTATGAGATTGGGACTCGTGGAGGAATTTTTAATAACAAATTACAATTCAACTTATCCGTTTACAGATTGGATGTCAAAAACTTATTGGTAGCAAGACGAACGACACAAGATCAGTTTATTGGTGTAAATGCTGGACAAACACTTCATGATGGTTTAGAAATTTCTTTAAACTCTAATTTAATTAATAAAGAAAGTTTTACTTTAAATGGATTCTTCAACTATAGTCTTAACAATTATAAGTTTGAAAATTTTGTTGATGGCGACAATGATTTTTCAGGAAATGATTTAACTGGCGTACCATCTGAAATAGTAAACACTGGACTAGACTTCGCCACAGAAATCGGCTTTTATGCAAATATAAATTTCCAACATATTGGCAGACAGCCAATAACAGATAGTAATAGTCTGTACAGCGATAGTTACAATTTGACTAATCTAAAAGTTGGTTTCAGAAAAAGTTTTTCAGGAAAGCTAACATTTGATGTATTCTATGGACTAGATAATATCTTTGACGAAGCCTATGCCTCTCAGATATTAATTAATGCTAGAGGTTTTGGCGGTAGTCAACCACGCTATTTTTACCCTGGAAATCCTATAAACTATTATGCTGGCCTAAATATTAATTATCAGTTTTAA
- the trxB gene encoding thioredoxin-disulfide reductase: MSDTIERVKCLIIGSGPAGYTAAIYAARANMAPVLYQGEQPGGQLTTTNDVENFPGYPDGITGPEMMIQLQKQAERFGTDIRHGWVDKVDFSGDLHKVWINGEKEIHADTIIISTGASAKYLGLPSEQKYLKLGGGVSACAVCDGFFYRNQETVIVGAGDSACEEAHYLSKLCKKVTMLVRRDEFRASKIMAARVQNTENIEILYNTETEEVLGDGQVVTGVRVKNNVTGDVHEIPATGFFVAIGHKPNTDIFEDYLNLDETGYIINEVPGTSKTNVEGVFVSGDAADHVYRQAITAAGTGCMAALDAERYLASKDADFEVVTPTYN; encoded by the coding sequence ATGTCAGATACTATAGAAAGAGTAAAGTGCCTAATAATTGGCTCTGGTCCTGCAGGTTATACTGCAGCGATATATGCAGCAAGAGCAAATATGGCACCAGTTTTATATCAAGGAGAACAACCTGGTGGTCAATTGACGACAACTAATGATGTTGAGAATTTTCCAGGATACCCTGATGGGATTACTGGGCCAGAAATGATGATTCAGTTACAAAAGCAAGCCGAGCGTTTTGGAACTGACATACGTCACGGTTGGGTTGATAAAGTTGATTTTTCTGGAGATTTGCATAAAGTTTGGATTAATGGTGAAAAAGAAATCCATGCAGATACTATTATAATATCTACAGGAGCTTCTGCTAAATATCTAGGACTACCATCTGAACAAAAATATTTAAAATTAGGAGGTGGAGTTTCTGCATGTGCTGTATGTGATGGTTTCTTTTATAGAAATCAAGAAACGGTAATTGTAGGTGCTGGAGATTCTGCTTGTGAAGAAGCACATTACCTTTCAAAACTATGTAAAAAAGTGACTATGCTAGTGCGTAGAGATGAGTTTAGAGCATCCAAGATTATGGCTGCTCGAGTTCAAAATACTGAAAACATCGAAATCCTCTATAATACTGAAACAGAAGAAGTTTTAGGTGATGGACAAGTTGTAACTGGTGTTAGAGTTAAGAATAATGTCACTGGAGATGTTCATGAAATTCCAGCAACTGGCTTTTTTGTAGCTATTGGACATAAACCTAATACTGATATTTTTGAAGATTATTTAAATCTTGATGAAACTGGTTACATCATAAATGAAGTGCCAGGAACAAGCAAAACTAATGTCGAAGGTGTTTTTGTGAGTGGAGATGCTGCCGATCATGTATACAGACAGGCAATTACTGCTGCTGGAACAGGTTGTATGGCTGCTTTAGACGCAGAGCGTTATTTAGCATCAAAAGATGCTGATTTTGAAGTTGTGACTCCAACTTACAATTAG
- a CDS encoding DUF4442 domain-containing protein, which produces MNITPSKLNKFIMFKLPAAYFTGVRTTYLDDVKCIVSVKHRWINQNPFNSMFWAVQGMAAELTTGALVMKKIKESGKKVSMLVANNNASFTKKATGRITFECSEGYKIDETIKKAIETKEGQTVWLNAKGVNNEGVEVSNFNFEWTLKVKS; this is translated from the coding sequence ATGAATATTACGCCTTCAAAACTCAATAAGTTTATAATGTTTAAGCTACCTGCAGCATATTTTACAGGAGTAAGAACAACATATCTAGATGATGTTAAGTGTATAGTTAGTGTAAAGCATCGTTGGATCAATCAAAACCCCTTTAATTCTATGTTTTGGGCAGTACAAGGCATGGCAGCAGAGCTTACAACGGGTGCATTAGTCATGAAAAAAATAAAAGAAAGTGGTAAAAAAGTATCAATGTTAGTTGCTAATAATAATGCATCATTTACAAAAAAGGCAACAGGTAGGATTACATTCGAATGCTCTGAAGGTTACAAAATCGACGAGACTATTAAAAAAGCCATAGAGACAAAAGAAGGACAAACAGTTTGGCTTAATGCTAAAGGTGTAAATAATGAAGGAGTTGAAGTGTCTAATTTTAATTTTGAATGGACATTAAAAGTTAAGAGTTAA
- a CDS encoding GIN domain-containing protein, producing MTANKVIYAFVFLIGLTSISYAQKAEKIKGNRDVTVKQTYIDGFNTLIIKNDFEVKIAYNSKSSVEVEADDNLHEIIDINVSDGTLSISTSKRITSKKKLIITVNYSDNLEDVELYDSAELRSLTSMELNDFKLKIDNNSRAYLNLKATNFSFTASNRTKSRLNITADSSSFIMSDNSKLDALLNSKTTSFDLYQNADATIEGDTENSTLRLDNSAKFIGKAFTIQNANVLIESNSDATLNITTELKLNASGNTETFVYGEPKIILETFSDTAKLQKKEMNNKGLFN from the coding sequence ATGACAGCAAATAAAGTTATTTATGCTTTCGTATTCCTTATTGGTTTAACATCCATTAGCTATGCACAAAAAGCTGAAAAAATAAAAGGAAATAGAGATGTTACAGTAAAACAAACTTACATTGATGGTTTTAATACTTTAATTATCAAAAATGATTTTGAAGTCAAAATTGCTTACAATAGCAAATCTTCTGTCGAAGTTGAAGCTGATGATAATCTTCATGAAATTATAGATATAAATGTTAGTGATGGTACTTTATCGATTAGTACTTCTAAACGTATTACATCAAAAAAGAAGCTTATTATAACTGTAAATTATAGCGACAATCTTGAAGATGTAGAGCTTTACGACAGTGCAGAATTACGCTCTTTAACATCTATGGAACTAAATGATTTTAAACTTAAAATAGACAATAATTCAAGAGCCTACCTCAACTTAAAAGCTACAAACTTTAGTTTTACTGCATCAAATAGGACTAAAAGCAGGCTTAATATAACAGCAGATAGTTCCTCTTTTATAATGAGTGACAATAGTAAACTAGATGCATTATTAAATAGTAAAACTACAAGTTTTGATTTATATCAAAATGCAGACGCAACAATCGAAGGTGATACAGAAAACTCAACCTTACGTTTAGATAATTCAGCAAAATTTATTGGTAAAGCATTCACCATACAAAACGCAAATGTTTTGATAGAAAGTAATAGTGATGCTACGCTTAACATAACTACTGAGCTTAAACTTAATGCCTCCGGAAACACTGAAACATTTGTCTATGGCGAACCAAAAATTATTTTAGAAACCTTTTCTGACACTGCAAAACTTCAAAAAAAGGAAATGAATAATAAAGGATTGTTTAATTAA
- a CDS encoding TIGR00266 family protein encodes MTAHEIDYRIYGEEMQYVEIELDPQEGVIAESGSFMMMDDGIKMDTIFGDGSQKDKGFLGKILGAGKRILTGESLFMTAFYNDLVGKRNVSFASPYPGKIIPIDLTEFGGKFICQKDAFLCAAKGVSVGIEFSKKLGRGLFGGEGFIMQKLEGDGMAFVHAGGTMAERTLEAGETMRVDTGCIVGFTQDVNYDIEFIGGIKNSIFGGEGLFFAKLEGPGKVYIQSLPFSRLADRVIASAPKSGGKGRGEGSILGGLGDLLDGDNRF; translated from the coding sequence ATGACAGCACACGAAATTGACTATCGTATTTACGGAGAAGAAATGCAATATGTAGAAATAGAACTAGACCCGCAAGAAGGTGTTATTGCAGAATCTGGTAGCTTTATGATGATGGACGATGGTATTAAAATGGATACCATTTTTGGAGATGGCTCACAGAAAGATAAAGGCTTTTTAGGAAAAATATTAGGCGCAGGAAAACGAATACTTACTGGTGAGAGCCTTTTTATGACAGCGTTTTATAACGACTTAGTTGGTAAACGTAATGTGTCATTTGCATCTCCATATCCGGGAAAAATCATTCCTATTGACCTAACAGAGTTTGGTGGTAAGTTTATTTGTCAAAAAGATGCATTTTTATGCGCAGCAAAAGGCGTAAGTGTTGGTATTGAATTCTCAAAAAAATTAGGAAGAGGCTTGTTTGGAGGCGAAGGTTTTATTATGCAAAAGTTAGAAGGCGATGGTATGGCATTTGTTCACGCTGGCGGAACAATGGCCGAGCGAACATTAGAAGCAGGAGAAACAATGCGAGTAGATACTGGTTGTATTGTTGGTTTTACCCAAGATGTCAATTATGATATTGAATTTATTGGTGGGATTAAAAATTCCATTTTTGGAGGCGAAGGTTTGTTTTTTGCAAAGCTAGAAGGTCCAGGAAAAGTATATATTCAATCATTGCCTTTTAGCCGATTAGCTGATCGTGTGATTGCGTCTGCTCCAAAATCTGGAGGAAAAGGTAGGGGAGAAGGTAGTATT
- a CDS encoding DUF4870 domain-containing protein, with protein MTTDHHKNIATFIHLSTFSRFLIPFGNFIGPIVLWQVNKEKSDFVDKHGKQAINFQISVLLYALIIGTISIPFFIFKVFNGIDFINFSGFYDFHINIGKPSPLLYITGGLGVLAFLGFLIELALIVKASLSARDGKEFQYPLTIKFLK; from the coding sequence ATGACGACAGACCACCATAAAAATATTGCCACGTTTATACATTTATCGACCTTTTCAAGATTTTTAATACCCTTTGGAAACTTTATTGGACCAATCGTTTTATGGCAGGTTAATAAAGAAAAATCAGATTTTGTAGATAAGCACGGTAAGCAAGCAATAAACTTTCAGATAAGTGTTTTACTATATGCCCTAATTATTGGTACGATAAGTATTCCGTTTTTCATCTTTAAGGTTTTTAATGGTATTGATTTTATCAATTTCAGTGGTTTTTATGATTTTCATATTAATATTGGTAAACCATCACCTCTACTCTATATAACAGGTGGATTAGGTGTTTTAGCTTTTTTGGGCTTCTTAATCGAGTTGGCCTTAATTGTAAAAGCCAGCCTTTCCGCAAGAGACGGAAAAGAGTTTCAGTACCCATTAACAATCAAGTTTTTAAAATAA
- a CDS encoding DUF3471 domain-containing protein — MNQSIKLLAVCIIGLLINSDIAFAQVNKNSELFKTLKSNDSILFKVGFNKCKIEKSAKLMFDDLEFYHDKSGITNSKAEFISVMKNGLCKPNNTEKPYRFLVEGSLEVFPLYNNDTLYGALQNGKHFFSPDKTMTYEKSNNYALFSHLWILENNVWKIKRVISYNHVSKEVVQSIEEVTVSKELLVKYSGNYKAQYSGDVIIKLENNKLFIKAEGLETTLTAIAKNKFAHPKAPLVFEFILDKNGETREIIVNQNGKMVEKATKQ; from the coding sequence ATGAATCAATCAATCAAATTACTTGCAGTATGCATTATCGGATTACTAATCAACTCCGATATTGCATTTGCGCAAGTAAACAAAAATTCAGAGCTTTTTAAAACTTTAAAATCAAATGATAGCATACTCTTTAAAGTAGGATTCAATAAATGTAAAATCGAGAAAAGTGCAAAATTAATGTTTGACGATTTAGAGTTTTACCATGATAAAAGTGGAATAACAAATTCTAAAGCAGAATTTATTTCTGTAATGAAAAATGGACTTTGCAAGCCAAACAATACAGAAAAACCTTATCGTTTCCTTGTAGAAGGAAGTTTAGAAGTATTTCCGCTATATAACAACGATACGCTTTATGGTGCTTTGCAAAATGGAAAACATTTCTTTTCGCCAGATAAAACTATGACTTATGAGAAAAGTAATAATTACGCATTGTTTTCGCACTTATGGATTTTAGAAAATAACGTGTGGAAAATAAAACGTGTGATTAGTTACAATCACGTTTCAAAAGAAGTTGTACAAAGCATAGAAGAAGTTACTGTATCCAAAGAACTGTTGGTGAAATATAGTGGTAATTATAAAGCCCAATATAGTGGAGATGTTATCATTAAATTAGAAAATAACAAACTATTTATTAAAGCAGAAGGTCTAGAGACCACATTAACAGCAATAGCAAAAAATAAATTTGCACACCCTAAAGCACCTTTAGTATTTGAATTTATATTAGATAAAAATGGTGAAACTAGAGAAATAATAGTCAACCAAAATGGAAAAATGGTAGAAAAAGCTACCAAACAATAA
- a CDS encoding head GIN domain-containing protein — protein sequence MSTLARIIAAGIVALFMTSCNFDINFGPGVSGNGNVITETRSILEDFDRIKVSRGIEVELTQGNSVALKVEADENLHDVITTEVDEDNGILRISSNENIKSSSSKKVILTVKNLNSIETSSGAYVMVENTLTTEELDLESTSGSHINADVSTEKLICQTTSGAGIKVSGETNNLRAESTSGSYIKANNLEAQTTRVSATSGANITVNTSKELTASATSGASIKYSGNPEKVNKNAGVSGSIRKD from the coding sequence ATGAGCACATTAGCAAGAATTATCGCAGCTGGTATCGTAGCACTTTTTATGACGTCCTGCAACTTTGACATTAATTTTGGACCTGGAGTTTCAGGCAACGGAAATGTCATTACTGAAACTAGAAGTATATTAGAAGATTTTGACAGAATCAAAGTAAGCAGAGGTATTGAAGTAGAATTAACTCAAGGAAACTCTGTAGCTTTAAAGGTAGAAGCAGATGAAAATTTACATGACGTTATTACTACTGAAGTAGATGAAGATAATGGTATTTTAAGAATTTCGTCAAATGAAAATATCAAATCATCAAGTTCTAAAAAAGTAATTCTAACGGTTAAAAACTTAAATAGTATCGAAACTTCAAGTGGTGCTTACGTTATGGTTGAAAACACCTTAACAACTGAAGAATTAGATTTAGAAAGCACAAGCGGAAGCCACATCAACGCTGACGTTTCTACCGAAAAACTAATTTGTCAAACTACAAGTGGCGCAGGCATTAAAGTCAGTGGTGAGACTAACAACCTTAGAGCAGAATCTACAAGCGGAAGCTACATTAAAGCAAATAACCTTGAAGCACAAACTACTAGAGTTTCTGCAACAAGTGGTGCTAACATTACGGTAAATACCTCAAAAGAATTAACAGCTAGCGCAACAAGCGGAGCGAGCATTAAGTATTCTGGTAATCCAGAGAAAGTAAATAAAAATGCTGGAGTTTCAGGTAGTATCAGAAAAGACTAG
- a CDS encoding PspC domain-containing protein translates to MNKTVNINLAGIFFHIDEDAYLKLQRYLEAIKRSFTDSQGRSEIISDIEARIAELFSERIQNDKQVVGVKLVDVVITIMGQPEDYLVDDEIFEDEPQQKRQTKSGPNKTLYRDTDNSYVGGVASGFSHYLGIDMIWVRLLWVLFTFLSGGTFIIIYLICWALIPEAKTTAEKLTMTGEAVNISNIEKKIKDGFDSVSDKLKNVDFKKHSDNLKEGFENVADNISETVKSVDFDKQSNRLKNKSRNFFETIGDIIMFFLKIFAKFFGIIMIIVGVSTLIALLVGFFTVGVTDVIHFPGIDFLEIGNAANIPIWLMSLLLFLAIGIPFFFLFYLGLKILVNNLKSIGNPAKFTLLGLWIISILGLIVTGIKQASEHAFDAETVSKKELSITANDTLKISVAGYDRYDNYYYRNHNNFKLIEDDEGRKIVSNDIKLIVYSTTDSVAKITIVKEASGSSYRVAKERADNINYSYGFANKELKLEAYHTTDVDNKYSEQQVRIIVYLPEGSTLIVDKDLSRYIRRTYRSYNSIIYNTNYGKYLKVKQNEVECLDCEYNEVNESKSTNFSNNDKTSLKINSEEGIVIKTGDSVKLKIDSDGIKANGSDIQVKIDDKNGVEIKSKNDN, encoded by the coding sequence ATGAATAAAACAGTCAATATAAATTTAGCAGGGATATTCTTCCATATTGATGAAGATGCATATCTTAAGTTACAGCGCTATCTTGAGGCTATAAAACGTTCATTTACAGACTCTCAAGGTCGTTCAGAAATTATTTCTGATATCGAAGCACGTATCGCAGAATTATTTAGCGAACGTATACAAAATGATAAACAAGTTGTGGGTGTTAAACTCGTAGACGTGGTGATTACCATAATGGGGCAACCAGAAGACTACTTGGTTGATGACGAGATATTTGAAGACGAGCCACAACAAAAAAGACAAACCAAATCAGGTCCGAATAAAACCTTATACAGAGACACAGACAACTCTTACGTTGGTGGTGTAGCATCAGGTTTTAGCCATTATTTAGGCATAGATATGATTTGGGTACGTTTACTATGGGTGTTATTTACATTCCTTTCTGGAGGAACATTCATTATCATATATCTTATTTGTTGGGCATTAATACCTGAGGCAAAAACGACTGCCGAAAAGTTAACAATGACCGGAGAAGCTGTAAACATCAGTAACATCGAAAAAAAAATTAAAGACGGTTTTGATAGCGTTTCTGATAAGCTAAAAAATGTAGATTTCAAAAAACACAGTGATAACCTAAAAGAAGGGTTTGAAAACGTTGCAGATAATATTTCTGAAACAGTAAAAAGTGTCGATTTTGATAAGCAAAGTAATCGCTTAAAAAATAAATCTCGCAACTTCTTTGAGACTATCGGAGACATAATTATGTTCTTTCTTAAGATTTTCGCAAAATTCTTTGGGATTATAATGATTATAGTTGGTGTTAGTACATTAATTGCTTTATTAGTAGGATTTTTTACAGTTGGAGTTACAGATGTTATTCATTTCCCTGGAATAGATTTTTTAGAGATTGGTAATGCTGCTAATATTCCAATTTGGTTAATGTCACTGCTTTTGTTTTTAGCTATTGGTATTCCGTTTTTCTTTCTATTTTATTTAGGATTAAAAATATTAGTGAATAATTTGAAATCTATTGGGAATCCAGCAAAATTCACATTACTAGGATTATGGATTATTTCAATTTTAGGGTTAATAGTTACAGGAATTAAACAAGCCTCAGAGCATGCTTTTGATGCAGAAACTGTTTCAAAAAAAGAACTTAGTATTACAGCTAATGATACTTTAAAAATTAGTGTAGCTGGATACGACCGCTATGATAATTACTATTATAGAAATCACAATAATTTTAAACTGATTGAAGACGATGAAGGTCGGAAAATTGTATCAAACGATATTAAACTGATAGTCTATTCAACAACAGATTCTGTTGCAAAAATTACAATTGTCAAAGAAGCTAGCGGTAGTAGTTACAGAGTAGCTAAAGAACGTGCAGACAACATAAATTATAGTTATGGATTTGCTAATAAAGAATTGAAACTTGAAGCCTACCATACCACAGATGTAGACAATAAATATAGTGAACAACAAGTCCGTATTATTGTCTATTTGCCAGAAGGCAGCACGCTAATAGTCGACAAAGATTTAAGTAGATACATCAGAAGAACATATCGAAGTTATAATAGTATCATATACAATACTAACTACGGTAAGTATCTAAAAGTAAAACAAAACGAAGTTGAATGCTTGGACTGCGAGTACAATGAAGTCAATGAAAGTAAGTCCACAAACTTTAGTAATAATGACAAGACATCATTGAAAATTAATTCTGAAGAAGGCATCGTCATAAAAACTGGAGATAGCGTAAAACTAAAAATAGATTCGGATGGCATCAAGGCAAACGGTTCGGATATTCAAGTAAAAATAGATGACAAAAACGGTGTAGAAATCAAATCAAAAAACGATAATTAA